From Nicotiana tabacum cultivar K326 chromosome 22, ASM71507v2, whole genome shotgun sequence, one genomic window encodes:
- the LOC107782473 gene encoding chloroplast stem-loop binding protein of 41 kDa b, chloroplastic — translation MASLVAVQHKQPSFAVLPSSHSDFNGAKLISSLQFKRKPCQPKGALHVTASSAKKILIMGGTRFIGVFLSRLLVKEGHQVTLFTRGKAPISQQLPGESDQDYADFSSKLLHLKGDRMDFDFVKSSLSAEGFDVVYDINGREAVEVEPILDALPNLEQYIYCSSAGVYLKTDYLPHFEADAVDPKSRHKGKLETESLLESRDVNWTSVRPVYIYGPLNYNPVEEWFFHRLKAGRPIPIPNSGLQITQLGHVKDLATAFIQVLGNEKASKQVFNISGEKYVTFDGLAKACAKAGGFPEPEIVHYNPKEFDFGKKKAFPFRDQHFFASVEKAKAVLGWKPEFDLVEGLTDSYNLDFGRGTFRKEADFSTDDLILGKN, via the exons atggctaGTTTGGTTGCAGTTCAACACAAACAGCCTTCTTTTGCTGTCCTCCCTTCTTCCCATTCTGACTTCAATGGTGCCAAATTGATCTCTTCTCTTCAG TTTAAGAGGAAGCCATGCCAGCCAAAAGGAGCATTACATGTTACTGCATCAAGTGCCAAGAAAATCCTTATAATGGGAGGCACTCGATTTATTGGCGTCTTCCTATCCAGACTTCTTGTAAAAGAAGGCCACCAG GTTACTCTGTTCACAAGAGGAAAAGCTCCAATCTCTCAACAATTGCCAGGTGAATCAGACCAGGATTATGCTGATTTTTCCTCCAAG TTATTGCACTTGAAGGGTGACAGAATGGATTTCGATTTTGTGAAGAGCAGTCTTTCTGCAGAGGGCTTTGATGTTGTGTATGACATAAATG GACGTGAAGCAGTAGAGGTGGAACCAATATTGGATGCATTACCTAATCTAGAACA GTACATATACTGCTCTTCAGCTGGTGTATACCTCAAAACTGATTATTTACCACATTTTGAG GCTGACGCAGTTGACCCAAAGAGCAGGCATAAAGGAAAGCTTGAGACGGAGAGCTTGTTAGAATCACGAGATGTTAATTGGACTTCTGTAAGGCCTGTTTATATTTATGGGCCACTTAACTATAATCCAGTTGAAGAGTGGTTCTTCCACCGATTGAAAGCTGGTCGCCCAATTCCAATTCCTAACTCAGGGCTGCAAATAACTCAACTTGGACATGTCAAG GATCTTGCAACGGCTTTTATTCAGGTTCTTGGAAATGAGAAAGCAAGCAAGCAAGTATTTAACATATCTGGAGAGAAATATGTCACGTTTGATGGATTGGCTAAGGCTTGCGCCAAG GCTGGCGGCTTCCCTGAGCCCGAGATTGTTCACTACAACCCTAAGGAGTTTGACTTTGGCAAGAAGAAAGCATTCCCATTCCGTGACCAG CATTTCTTTGCATCGGTCGAAAAGGCAAAGGCTGTGCTAGGTTGGAAGCCAGAATTTGACCTGGTGGAAGGTTTGACAGACTCTTACAACCTAGATTTTGGTAGGGGAACTTTCAGGAAAGAAGCTGATTTCTCTACAGATGATCTCATTCTAGGAAAGAATTAG
- the LOC142175843 gene encoding uncharacterized protein LOC142175843 yields the protein MGSGEFTDCMVVAPSAASLEDVGKEFHRWVISCEQLTETENYALWSRSMKIGLIGTSKLGFVDGRCTKDKFDRSLYELWEKCNVIFLSWIMNVVSKELLSGIMYKSSVHKLTDLWEEYDALMTCPGCDCPESKSYSEHFVYQRLLQFLMGLNESYAQPRSQNVMMSPVPSINKAYSMIVSEKSQRSLGKFTHDLHKRKVKGIGKELDNLYNLQH from the exons ATGggctcaggagaatttactgattGCATGGTagttgcacccagtgcagcgtcgttggaagatgttgGTAAGGAAtttcacaggtgggttatctcctgtgagcag CTGACTGAAACTGAGAACTATGCGTTATGGAGTAGATCTATGAAAATAGGATTGATTGGTACAAGTAAGTTGGGTTTTGTTGATGGACGTTGTACTAAGGATAAGTTTGATCGGTCATTGTATGAACTTTGGGAGAAATGCAATGTAATATTTCTGTCATGGATTATGAATGTTGTGAGCAAGGAATTGCTTAGTGGAATTATGTACAAATCGAGTGTACATAAG TTGACAGACCTTTGGGAAGAATATGATGCATTGATGACCTGTCCTGGATGTGATTGCCCAGAATCTAAAAGTTATTCAGAGCATTTTGTATATCAGAGGTTATTACAGTTCTTAATGGGCCTAAATGAATCGTATGCACAGCCTAGGAGCCAAAATGTGATGATGAGCCCAGTGCCTTCTATCAATAAGGCATATTCCATGATAGTTTCTGAGAAAAGCCAAAGATCCTTGGGAAAGTTTACACAT GACCTTCATAAGAGGAAAGTGAAGGGGATTGGTAAGGAACTAGATAACTTGTACAATTTGCAGCACTAG
- the LOC107782472 gene encoding Golgi apparatus membrane protein-like protein ECHIDNA — MDFNPPAGEDYAHPQICFFHVLFKAAALAFYILSALFVDSFVIIFVITVLLAAFDFWVVKNVSGRILVGLRWWNEIDDNGESVWRFECLDQESMARMNKKDSWLFWWTLYLTAVAWFFLAIFSLIRFQADYLLVVGVCLTLSVANIVGFTRCRKDAKKQLQAFAAQTLTSRFSSTLQSAFSVV; from the exons ATGGATTTTAACCCA CCTGCAGGGGAGGACTATGCGCACCCACAGATATGCTTTTTTCATGTGCTCTTCAAG GCAGCAGCACTAGCGTTTTATATTCTGTCAGCTCTATTTGTTGATAGTTTTGTTATCATATTTGTGATAACTGTTCTTTTAGCTGCTTTTGACTTTTGGGTGGTTAAGAATGTGAGTGGGCGTATCCTGGTGGGTTTAAGATGGTGGAATGAAATAGATGATAATGGCGAGAGTGTGTGGAGATTTGAGTGCCTTGATCAAGAG tcaatgGCTCGCATGAACAAGAAGGATTCCTGGCTGTTCTGGTGGACTTTGTACCTAACA GCTGTTGCTTGGTTCTTTCTCGCGATATTCTCCCTCATTAGATTCCAAGCTGACTATCTTCTCGTTGTTGGAGTTTGCTTGACTCTCAGCGTCGCAAATATTGTTGGTTTTACTAGATGTCGCAAAG ATGCTAAGAAGCAGCTCCAAGCATTTGCAGCCCAGACTCTTACTTCTCGATTCTCCTCTACTCTACAGTCGGCATTTAGTGTTGTTTGA